In a genomic window of Curtobacterium flaccumfaciens pv. betae:
- a CDS encoding serine hydrolase domain-containing protein yields the protein MTTFPRTTPAALGIDPGGVTALLDALESTPDVEPHSIMLLRHGQVAAEGWWQPYAADRVHLLYSLSKSFTAAGVGIAVRAGLIDLDATVLSYFPELDADVTDERSRRIRVRHLLAMASGHREETIDRAQALDPTNTVRGFLLLPPDAEPGTVFAYNQPCTYTLAEIVRRVTGGSLVAWLRPHLLDPLGIDDLAWRRDDTGAELGYSGCYAPTDAVAKLGQLYLQGGVWDGERILDADWVEQATSTQVANPDEANPDWSQGYGFQFWMARHGFRGDGAYGQFCVVLPEQDVVLAMTGQSLDMQAVLDAVWAHLLPAVDRAPDAASASALEARLASLGLPAVDGGPLQGLADVGPLARDGDGWRLTLDVDGGSLSVPVGQGEWVIEGPLAASGAVADDGTVLVDVRFVETPHLAHVRIDPATGSTTTSWQTEPLHDGPLTLRRPAD from the coding sequence ATGACGACGTTCCCCCGGACCACCCCCGCCGCCCTCGGCATCGATCCCGGCGGCGTGACCGCCCTGCTCGACGCCCTCGAGTCCACGCCCGACGTGGAGCCGCACAGCATCATGCTGCTCCGGCACGGCCAGGTGGCGGCCGAGGGCTGGTGGCAGCCCTACGCCGCCGACCGCGTGCACCTGCTCTACTCGTTGAGCAAGAGCTTCACCGCCGCGGGGGTCGGCATCGCCGTCCGGGCGGGCCTGATCGACCTCGACGCGACCGTGCTGTCGTACTTCCCGGAGCTCGACGCCGACGTCACGGACGAACGCAGCCGCCGCATCCGCGTCCGGCACCTGCTCGCGATGGCGAGCGGCCACCGCGAGGAGACGATCGACCGCGCCCAGGCCCTCGACCCGACGAACACCGTGCGCGGGTTCCTGCTGCTCCCGCCGGACGCGGAGCCCGGCACGGTCTTCGCCTACAACCAGCCGTGCACCTACACCCTCGCCGAGATCGTCCGGCGGGTGACCGGCGGTTCCCTCGTCGCGTGGCTCCGCCCGCACCTGCTCGACCCGCTCGGCATCGACGACCTCGCCTGGCGCCGCGACGACACCGGCGCGGAACTCGGGTACAGCGGGTGCTACGCCCCGACCGACGCGGTCGCCAAGCTCGGCCAGCTGTACCTGCAGGGCGGCGTCTGGGACGGCGAGCGGATCCTCGACGCCGACTGGGTCGAGCAGGCGACCAGCACGCAGGTCGCCAACCCGGACGAGGCCAACCCCGACTGGTCCCAGGGCTACGGCTTCCAGTTCTGGATGGCCCGTCACGGCTTCCGCGGCGACGGCGCCTACGGGCAGTTCTGCGTGGTCCTGCCGGAGCAGGACGTCGTGCTCGCGATGACCGGCCAGAGCCTCGACATGCAGGCCGTCCTCGACGCGGTCTGGGCGCACCTGCTGCCCGCCGTCGATCGCGCGCCCGACGCAGCCTCGGCATCCGCCCTGGAGGCCCGGCTCGCCTCCCTGGGACTGCCCGCCGTGGACGGTGGTCCGCTGCAGGGCCTCGCCGACGTCGGTCCGCTGGCCCGCGACGGCGACGGGTGGCGGCTCACGCTCGACGTCGACGGCGGCTCCCTGTCGGTGCCGGTCGGGCAGGGGGAGTGGGTCATCGAGGGCCCGCTCGCCGCGAGCGGTGCCGTCGCGGACGACGGGACGGTCCTGGTCGACGTGCGGTTCGTCGAGACCCCGCACCTGGCGCACGTCCGGATCGACCCCGCCACGGGATCGACGACGACGAGCTGGCAGACCGAGCCGCTGCACGACGGACCGCTCACGCTGCGGCGCCCCGCGGACTGA
- a CDS encoding D-alanyl-D-alanine carboxypeptidase family protein translates to MSPVVRRPRSAVRRPVTISVVAVLLLVAGYLVAAAVVPFAPASASTTTYSAPTTSVPDLRFPGYGATAVEATDFPESLRTSGDTKPRPIASISKIVTALVVLDAKPLERGEPGPSIAFNPEMQGLYAKYAAVNGEVAPMPAGLKLSEYQTLQVMLMKSANNYAGALAIWAFGSLEAYDRAADAWLDRQGLDDTTIEEPTGLDADNRSTATDLVALGQLALANPVVQQVVGTKQVTVPGAGQIENSNKLLGLDGIEGIKTGTLDEAGACLLFAATYERGGRDVTVVGVMLGGVDHDSLDVDVQRLLRSVADNFQVVTLTHQGQTFGTFSTPWQDEADAVTTKAAEVLVWGKTTVTAKAKLQQVTFGTKGERVGQVRFRISDHDPVTVPLALERTIDDPGVWWRWTNPFQGA, encoded by the coding sequence GTGTCACCAGTCGTCCGCCGCCCCCGCTCCGCCGTCCGGAGGCCGGTCACGATCTCGGTGGTCGCCGTCCTGCTCCTCGTCGCCGGCTACCTCGTCGCTGCGGCGGTCGTGCCGTTCGCCCCCGCGAGCGCGAGCACCACCACCTACTCGGCACCCACGACGAGCGTGCCGGACCTGCGGTTCCCCGGCTACGGTGCCACGGCGGTCGAGGCGACCGACTTCCCGGAGAGCCTCCGCACCAGCGGCGACACGAAGCCCCGGCCGATCGCGAGCATCTCGAAGATCGTCACCGCTCTCGTCGTCCTCGACGCGAAGCCCCTCGAGCGGGGCGAGCCGGGGCCCTCGATCGCCTTCAACCCGGAGATGCAGGGGTTGTACGCCAAGTACGCGGCGGTGAACGGCGAGGTCGCGCCGATGCCAGCCGGACTGAAGCTGTCCGAGTACCAGACCCTGCAGGTCATGCTGATGAAGTCGGCGAACAACTACGCAGGGGCCCTCGCCATCTGGGCGTTCGGGTCGCTGGAGGCGTACGACCGTGCCGCGGACGCGTGGCTCGACCGGCAGGGCCTCGACGACACCACGATCGAGGAGCCGACCGGCCTCGACGCGGACAACCGGTCCACCGCGACCGACCTGGTGGCGCTCGGTCAGCTCGCGCTCGCGAACCCGGTCGTGCAGCAGGTCGTCGGGACGAAGCAGGTGACCGTGCCCGGTGCGGGGCAGATCGAGAACTCGAACAAGCTCCTCGGTCTCGACGGCATCGAGGGGATCAAGACCGGCACCCTCGACGAGGCCGGCGCCTGTCTGCTGTTCGCGGCGACGTACGAGCGCGGTGGCAGGGACGTCACCGTCGTCGGCGTGATGCTCGGCGGTGTCGACCACGACTCCCTCGACGTCGACGTGCAGCGGTTGCTGCGGTCCGTGGCGGACAACTTCCAGGTGGTGACGCTCACCCACCAGGGGCAGACCTTCGGCACCTTCTCGACCCCGTGGCAGGACGAGGCCGACGCGGTCACGACGAAGGCGGCCGAGGTGCTCGTGTGGGGCAAGACCACCGTCACCGCGAAGGCGAAGCTGCAGCAGGTGACCTTCGGCACGAAGGGCGAACGGGTCGGGCAGGTCCGGTTCCGCATCTCCGACCACGACCCGGTCACGGTGCCGCTCGCGCTCGAGCGCACGATCGACGACCCCGGCGTCTGGTGGCGCTGGACGAACCCGTTCCAGGGGGCGTGA
- a CDS encoding DUF1097 domain-containing protein — translation MRERIPHEIVASVLAGATAFIGGNALHLPTWAIFISWAGMFLLGGKPTLRNATRLSAAMPIGSAFGLVIVLLDQRFGTLFGEGQAAQNTVLALLILVVNCALMYTGRTKLFGLVPGMFLGFASFFATCFGGFGFDPGNAWAAWVSVVLMNALGPVFAYLSRRLTFARPDPAGTVVEADPVVAAGGAVATATAPAPAPERQPDQPVAASA, via the coding sequence ATGCGTGAACGGATCCCGCACGAGATCGTCGCCTCCGTCCTGGCCGGTGCCACGGCGTTCATCGGCGGCAACGCCCTGCACCTGCCGACCTGGGCGATCTTCATCAGCTGGGCGGGGATGTTCCTGCTCGGCGGCAAGCCGACGCTGCGGAACGCCACCCGCCTGTCGGCCGCGATGCCGATCGGGTCGGCGTTCGGCCTGGTCATCGTCCTGCTCGACCAGCGGTTCGGCACCCTGTTCGGCGAGGGGCAGGCGGCGCAGAACACCGTGCTGGCGCTGCTCATCCTCGTCGTGAACTGCGCCCTGATGTACACGGGTCGGACGAAGCTGTTCGGGCTCGTCCCCGGGATGTTCCTCGGGTTCGCCTCGTTCTTCGCGACGTGCTTCGGCGGCTTCGGCTTCGACCCGGGGAACGCCTGGGCAGCCTGGGTGTCGGTCGTGCTGATGAACGCGCTCGGTCCGGTGTTCGCGTACCTGTCCCGCCGCCTGACCTTCGCCCGGCCCGACCCGGCCGGCACCGTCGTAGAGGCCGACCCCGTCGTCGCGGCCGGCGGCGCAGTGGCCACGGCCACGGCCCCGGCCCCGGCTCCGGAACGCCAGCCCGACCAGCCCGTCGCAGCCTCGGCCTAG
- a CDS encoding amidohydrolase family protein, translating into MDLVLTNARLTDGRSVDVAIADGVIVSVTDALPGSGSAHGTDTGATPTRVVDCAGRVVIPGLIEAHLHVDKALLDRERPNPDGTLAGAIAVTGELKRGFTHATVRDRARTLLDQAITNGTTLVRAHPDVDPIVGLTGVEVLLDLRDEYRDALDLQIVAFPQEGIAKAPGTLALLRQALAAGADVIGGCTYNEHTLAACHEHVETVLDLAEEFGVPADLHADFADDTSDPRYALAGHIADRVTARGLQGRVALGHVTSIASLPRGERRVLFDRLAAAGVAVVPLPATDLHLGGRSDDHDVRRGVVPVRELWDAGVTSAYASNNVRNAFTPFGNADLLDVGLLLAQTGHLSGPDDLRRVLAMATTGAAEVVGVADTHGIRPGAAADLVVLSTTDPDGVLLDRPDRALVVKRGRVVAETTRTVRLTTSPTTNRSKELSHA; encoded by the coding sequence GTGGACCTGGTCCTCACCAACGCACGGCTGACCGACGGCCGATCCGTCGACGTCGCGATCGCCGACGGCGTGATCGTCAGCGTGACCGACGCGCTGCCCGGTTCGGGCTCGGCGCACGGCACCGACACCGGTGCTACTCCCACCCGCGTGGTCGACTGCGCCGGGCGTGTGGTCATCCCCGGGCTCATCGAGGCACACCTGCACGTCGACAAGGCCCTGCTCGACCGGGAACGCCCGAACCCCGACGGCACCCTCGCCGGCGCCATCGCCGTCACGGGGGAGCTCAAGCGCGGCTTCACCCACGCCACCGTCCGCGACCGCGCCCGCACCCTGCTCGACCAGGCCATCACGAACGGCACGACGCTCGTCCGCGCACACCCCGACGTCGACCCGATCGTCGGGCTCACCGGCGTCGAGGTGCTGCTCGACCTGCGCGACGAGTACCGGGACGCCCTCGACCTGCAGATCGTCGCGTTCCCCCAGGAGGGCATCGCCAAGGCACCGGGCACCCTCGCGCTGCTCCGTCAGGCGCTCGCCGCGGGGGCGGACGTCATCGGGGGATGCACCTACAACGAGCACACCCTGGCCGCCTGCCACGAGCACGTCGAGACGGTCCTGGACCTCGCCGAGGAGTTCGGGGTGCCGGCCGACCTGCACGCCGACTTCGCCGACGACACCTCCGACCCGCGGTACGCCCTCGCCGGGCACATCGCCGACCGCGTGACCGCCCGCGGGCTGCAGGGACGGGTGGCGCTCGGCCACGTGACCTCGATCGCGAGCCTGCCCCGCGGCGAGCGCCGGGTGCTGTTCGACCGCCTCGCTGCCGCCGGGGTCGCCGTCGTGCCGCTGCCCGCGACCGACCTGCACCTCGGGGGACGGTCCGACGACCACGACGTGCGGCGCGGGGTCGTGCCGGTCCGCGAACTCTGGGACGCCGGGGTCACGAGCGCCTACGCGTCGAACAACGTCCGGAACGCCTTCACCCCGTTCGGCAACGCCGACCTGCTCGACGTCGGGCTGCTCCTTGCGCAGACCGGGCACCTGTCCGGCCCGGACGACCTGCGACGGGTGCTCGCCATGGCCACCACCGGGGCGGCCGAGGTCGTCGGCGTCGCGGACACCCACGGCATCCGGCCCGGCGCCGCCGCCGACCTCGTCGTGCTCTCCACCACCGACCCGGACGGCGTCCTGCTCGACCGGCCGGACCGTGCCCTCGTCGTCAAGCGCGGCCGGGTCGTCGCCGAGACCACCCGGACCGTCCGTCTCACCACCAGCCCCACCACGAACCGATCGAAGGAACTCAGCCATGCGTGA
- a CDS encoding FadR/GntR family transcriptional regulator: MHRGRTLSAATAAHLGTLVLDDLQPGDKLPPERTLAEDLAVSRTTIREALQELERRRLVSRTPGRGTVVLPRPEEASALLDHHRDDLDHRAEHVAEFRTVVEPQVAGLAAARAGEADLLTLERILAATHAGLSPEESLAQDVAFHVQVARTSGNPLLVSLCELSSGWVQDVRARSHSTSEGRRSSFEWHERILGRIREHDVEGATRAMADHLADVAHLVERRTDR; encoded by the coding sequence ATGCACCGTGGACGGACCCTGAGCGCGGCGACCGCCGCCCACCTCGGCACGCTCGTGCTCGACGACCTGCAGCCCGGCGACAAGCTGCCGCCGGAACGCACCCTCGCCGAGGACCTCGCCGTGTCCCGCACGACCATCCGCGAGGCGCTGCAGGAACTCGAGCGCCGTCGCCTGGTCTCCCGGACCCCCGGCCGTGGCACCGTCGTGCTGCCGCGACCGGAGGAGGCGTCCGCCCTGCTCGACCACCACCGCGACGACCTGGACCACCGGGCCGAGCACGTCGCCGAGTTCCGGACCGTCGTCGAGCCGCAGGTCGCCGGACTGGCGGCGGCGCGGGCTGGCGAGGCCGACCTGCTGACCCTGGAACGCATCCTCGCCGCGACGCACGCTGGTCTGAGCCCGGAGGAGTCGCTCGCCCAGGACGTCGCCTTCCACGTGCAGGTCGCCCGCACCTCGGGCAACCCCCTGCTCGTGTCGTTGTGCGAGCTCAGCAGCGGTTGGGTGCAGGACGTGCGCGCCCGCTCGCACAGCACCAGCGAGGGGCGCCGGTCGTCGTTCGAGTGGCACGAGCGGATCCTCGGGCGGATCCGGGAGCACGACGTCGAGGGCGCGACACGGGCGATGGCCGACCACCTCGCCGACGTGGCCCACCTGGTCGAACGGAGGACGGACCGATGA
- a CDS encoding acetamidase/formamidase family protein: MTTAHETTAPAVATLQPGAGPVRGDHFLPVDPETVLWGRLPGEGDTPALTIAPGESVTIDTVSHEGILPDQGSDPVAWFGDHGVAPEHVLADAVAIARSGHRDPAADGPHVVSGPIAVRGARPGDVLTMTVLETLPRVHYGVVSNRHGRGALHGEFPVDGTTVSVFADVVDTDLGRRGRIPLTAARDRFAHFPLAPFLGIMGVATPGERLHSVPPGRHGGNIDVNLLQAGSQLHLPVLVPGALAHVGDPHFAQGDGEVALTAMEASLRATIRFDLTPAAEATARFGDLVWPVAETQEFLVPTGMDPDLDEAVRQCVRHAVAILGARWGMERHLAYAYLSAATDFNISQVVDLVTGVHARIRKADFEEPVR; this comes from the coding sequence ATGACCACCGCACACGAGACCACCGCCCCGGCGGTGGCGACCCTGCAGCCCGGCGCCGGACCCGTCCGCGGCGACCACTTCCTGCCCGTCGACCCGGAGACCGTCCTGTGGGGTCGCCTGCCGGGCGAGGGCGACACCCCGGCCCTGACCATCGCCCCCGGCGAGTCGGTCACCATCGACACGGTCAGCCACGAGGGGATCCTCCCCGACCAGGGCAGCGACCCCGTTGCCTGGTTCGGCGACCACGGCGTCGCACCGGAGCACGTCCTCGCCGACGCGGTCGCGATCGCCCGCTCCGGCCACCGCGACCCCGCGGCGGACGGTCCACACGTGGTGTCCGGGCCGATCGCGGTGCGCGGTGCCCGTCCCGGGGACGTGCTCACCATGACGGTCCTCGAGACCCTGCCCCGGGTGCACTACGGCGTCGTGTCGAACCGGCACGGCCGCGGTGCCCTGCACGGTGAGTTCCCGGTCGACGGCACGACGGTGAGCGTCTTCGCCGACGTCGTGGACACCGACCTGGGCCGGCGGGGCCGCATCCCGCTCACCGCCGCCCGCGACCGCTTCGCGCACTTCCCCCTCGCCCCGTTCCTCGGGATCATGGGCGTCGCCACCCCCGGGGAGCGGCTGCACTCCGTCCCGCCCGGTCGCCACGGCGGCAACATCGACGTCAACCTGTTGCAGGCCGGCTCGCAGCTGCACCTGCCGGTGCTCGTCCCCGGCGCGCTCGCCCACGTCGGTGACCCGCACTTCGCCCAGGGCGACGGCGAGGTGGCGCTCACCGCGATGGAGGCCTCGCTCCGCGCCACGATCCGCTTCGACCTGACCCCGGCCGCCGAGGCGACCGCGCGGTTCGGGGACCTGGTCTGGCCCGTCGCCGAGACGCAGGAGTTCCTCGTGCCCACCGGCATGGACCCCGACCTCGACGAGGCCGTCCGGCAGTGCGTCCGGCACGCCGTCGCGATCCTCGGCGCGCGCTGGGGCATGGAACGCCACCTGGCGTACGCGTACCTGTCCGCGGCGACCGACTTCAACATCTCGCAGGTGGTGGACCTGGTCACCGGTGTCCACGCCCGCATCCGCAAGGCCGACTTCGAGGAGCCCGTCCGATGA
- a CDS encoding AtzH-like domain-containing protein: MTTSATSTAPDGLLEALDAYETALLANDLDALDAAFVDSPGTMRGDDRGLLVGHDAISAFRGARGGVATRSLTHVEVRPLTEDRALVVSVSRFAAGGQGLQTQLWCRDGGTGWRIEAAHVTGRPKAVDTTVWRAVGDPLVAPTASGSLDGLTVAVKDLYAVPGQPVGAGNPTYLREAPVETAPAAAVAALLAAGASIRGIARTDEFAYNLTGRNAHHGTPPNSAAPTRLPGGSSSGSASAVGLGTAEIGIGTDTAGSVRVPASYQGLWGLRTTHGTVSRDGLLPLAPSFDTVGWLTRSRVVLLAALDATVPPPSAPGGALDATVLVVPEELVALVEPAVARAFAAFVEALDEPVATVRLRDLGIPDPAALQEQMRLVQAAEALAAHGPWIDAHPGALSTVVGDRFRVARANDPDATADAVARLDEVRATIRSALDGRTLLFPTVPGPAPLLHADTAALERTRTATTAMTALASVGGLPAVSAPALTVDGAPIGVCLVGGPATDRALVIRAGGLLPDRAAPGLPTVSVVR; encoded by the coding sequence ATGACAACGTCCGCCACGTCGACGGCCCCCGACGGACTGCTCGAGGCGCTCGACGCCTACGAGACCGCCCTGCTGGCGAACGACCTCGACGCCCTCGACGCCGCCTTCGTCGACTCCCCCGGCACGATGCGCGGCGACGACCGTGGCCTGCTCGTCGGGCACGACGCGATCAGCGCGTTCCGCGGGGCGCGGGGTGGGGTCGCCACCCGGTCGCTGACGCACGTCGAGGTCCGCCCCCTGACCGAGGACCGCGCCCTCGTCGTGTCGGTGTCCCGGTTCGCCGCGGGTGGGCAGGGCCTCCAGACCCAGCTCTGGTGCCGCGACGGCGGCACCGGCTGGCGCATCGAAGCGGCCCACGTCACCGGCCGCCCGAAGGCCGTCGACACCACCGTCTGGCGGGCCGTCGGCGACCCGCTCGTCGCCCCCACCGCCTCCGGATCGCTCGACGGCCTGACCGTCGCCGTCAAGGACCTCTACGCCGTCCCCGGCCAGCCGGTCGGCGCGGGCAACCCGACGTACCTGCGCGAAGCACCGGTCGAGACCGCGCCCGCCGCAGCGGTCGCCGCGCTCCTCGCCGCCGGTGCCTCGATCCGCGGGATCGCGCGCACCGACGAGTTCGCGTACAACCTGACGGGCCGGAACGCGCACCACGGCACGCCGCCGAACAGCGCGGCTCCCACCCGACTGCCTGGAGGCTCGTCCAGCGGATCCGCATCGGCCGTCGGCCTCGGCACGGCCGAGATCGGGATCGGCACGGACACCGCGGGATCGGTCCGGGTCCCCGCCTCGTACCAAGGGCTCTGGGGCCTCCGGACGACCCACGGCACGGTGTCCCGCGACGGGCTGCTCCCGCTCGCGCCGTCGTTCGACACCGTCGGGTGGCTCACGCGGAGCCGCGTGGTGCTGCTCGCCGCCCTCGACGCCACCGTCCCGCCGCCGTCGGCGCCGGGCGGGGCACTCGATGCGACCGTGCTCGTCGTCCCCGAGGAACTCGTCGCACTCGTCGAACCGGCCGTCGCCCGGGCCTTCGCCGCCTTCGTCGAAGCACTCGACGAACCCGTCGCGACCGTCCGACTGCGCGACCTCGGCATCCCGGACCCCGCAGCGCTGCAGGAGCAGATGCGGCTCGTCCAGGCCGCCGAGGCCCTCGCCGCCCACGGCCCCTGGATCGACGCGCACCCCGGCGCCCTGAGCACCGTCGTCGGTGACCGGTTCCGCGTGGCACGCGCGAACGACCCCGACGCGACCGCGGACGCCGTGGCACGTCTCGACGAGGTCCGTGCGACGATCCGCAGTGCCCTGGACGGTCGGACCCTGCTGTTCCCGACCGTCCCCGGACCCGCACCCCTGCTCCACGCGGACACCGCGGCGCTCGAGCGCACCCGCACCGCCACCACGGCGATGACCGCGCTCGCGAGCGTCGGTGGGCTGCCCGCGGTGAGCGCACCGGCGCTGACCGTGGACGGCGCGCCCATCGGCGTCTGCCTGGTCGGTGGGCCGGCCACCGACCGTGCCCTGGTGATCCGCGCCGGGGGCCTGCTGCCCGACCGGGCCGCCCCGGGCCTCCCGACCGTCTCGGTGGTGCGCTAG
- a CDS encoding TrmH family RNA methyltransferase, whose product MHPVRIDSLDDPRLDDFARLTDVALRRVSEPEGGLYIAESNTVIERAVRAGHVPRSILVQEKWLDSVLPLVAEHDGPVFVGADALLEELTGFRMHRGAIAAMQRPELPSVADVVRDAKVVVVLEDIVDHTNVGAVFRSVAGLGADAVLVSPRCADPLYRRSVRVSMGTVLQVPWTRIGDWPAAGEELRAQGFHLAAMALTDESVDLDAFVADLPDRVALVMGTEGQGLTPAAIASADTTVRIPMAHGVDSLNVAAASAVGLWAVTHARRLAS is encoded by the coding sequence GTGCACCCCGTCCGCATCGACTCCCTCGACGATCCCCGTCTCGACGACTTCGCCCGGCTCACCGACGTGGCGCTCCGCCGGGTCTCGGAGCCCGAGGGTGGCCTGTACATCGCCGAGTCGAACACGGTCATCGAGCGCGCGGTCCGCGCGGGTCACGTGCCGCGGAGCATCCTGGTGCAGGAGAAGTGGCTCGACAGCGTCCTGCCCCTGGTCGCGGAGCACGACGGCCCCGTGTTCGTCGGTGCCGACGCCCTGCTCGAGGAGCTCACCGGGTTCCGCATGCACCGCGGTGCGATCGCCGCGATGCAGCGCCCCGAGCTGCCGAGCGTCGCCGACGTGGTGCGGGACGCGAAGGTCGTCGTCGTGCTCGAGGACATCGTCGACCACACGAACGTCGGCGCGGTGTTCCGCAGCGTCGCCGGCCTGGGCGCCGACGCGGTGCTCGTCAGCCCGCGGTGCGCCGACCCGCTGTACCGCCGGAGTGTCCGTGTGAGCATGGGCACGGTGCTGCAGGTGCCGTGGACCCGCATCGGCGACTGGCCCGCAGCGGGCGAGGAACTCCGCGCGCAGGGCTTCCACTTGGCCGCGATGGCGCTGACCGACGAGTCCGTCGACCTCGACGCCTTCGTGGCGGACCTGCCCGACCGGGTCGCGCTCGTGATGGGCACCGAGGGGCAGGGGCTGACGCCGGCCGCGATCGCGTCGGCCGACACGACCGTCCGGATCCCGATGGCGCACGGCGTCGACTCGCTCAACGTGGCCGCGGCGAGCGCCGTCGGTCTGTGGGCGGTCACCCACGCCCGGCGGCTCGCCTCCTAG
- a CDS encoding Sir2 family NAD-dependent protein deacetylase — protein MTADDLDRVVEVLGGKRIAVLSGAGLSTDSGIPDYRGAGRVVRKPMTFQEFLADPAKRQRYWAGSHLGWRSFAAAVPNDGHRALAALEDAGIVAGVITQNVDGLHLRAGSRRVVEIHGSMDRAVCLRCGQVFSRSDLAATIDRANPWIDEPGSVQLQPDGDVEITDVERFVVPACSVCGGDLKPDVVFFGEFVPAEKFREAVSIVADADALLVVGSSLTVNSGVRLVDHAARRKNPVVIVNRGETRSDRRAAVKLDAGTTETLVHLAERLSAAASTD, from the coding sequence GTGACCGCCGACGACCTGGACCGCGTCGTCGAGGTGCTCGGCGGCAAGCGCATCGCCGTGCTCTCCGGTGCCGGTCTGAGCACCGACTCCGGCATCCCCGACTACCGCGGCGCCGGGCGGGTGGTGCGCAAGCCGATGACGTTCCAGGAGTTCCTGGCCGACCCCGCGAAGCGCCAGCGCTACTGGGCCGGATCGCACCTGGGCTGGCGGAGCTTCGCGGCCGCCGTGCCGAACGACGGGCACCGGGCGCTCGCCGCACTCGAGGACGCCGGGATCGTCGCCGGGGTCATCACGCAGAACGTCGACGGCCTGCACCTGCGCGCCGGGTCCCGCCGCGTCGTCGAGATCCACGGCTCGATGGACCGCGCCGTGTGCCTGCGGTGCGGCCAGGTGTTCTCCCGCTCCGACCTCGCCGCCACCATCGACCGGGCGAACCCCTGGATCGACGAGCCCGGGTCCGTGCAGCTGCAGCCGGACGGTGACGTCGAGATCACCGACGTCGAGCGGTTCGTCGTCCCCGCGTGCTCCGTGTGCGGCGGCGACCTGAAGCCCGACGTCGTCTTCTTCGGCGAGTTCGTGCCGGCCGAGAAGTTCCGCGAGGCCGTGTCGATCGTCGCCGACGCCGACGCGCTGCTCGTCGTCGGTTCCTCACTCACCGTGAACTCGGGCGTGCGGCTGGTCGACCACGCTGCGCGCCGCAAGAACCCGGTGGTCATCGTGAACCGCGGCGAGACCCGCAGTGACCGCCGTGCGGCGGTGAAGCTCGACGCCGGCACCACCGAGACGCTCGTGCACCTGGCGGAGCGGCTCAGCGCAGCGGCTTCGACCGACTAG
- a CDS encoding histidine phosphatase family protein, translated as MTTLLYLVRHGETDWNAQRRIQGSTDIPLNDTGRRQAAEAAELLTRRPFDAVVASPLSRAAETGAIIADRLGLDAPTTYPGLAERSYGEAEGLTDDEVSARYPHDDIPGRESRSALLARVTETLGEIAVRFDAGVVVVATHGAVIRSVVNAAAPGTADRRHTPIRNGSIHSFRWDPERFHAELVRFDDPIDDVSDDTGGSAFEYQNPLERRG; from the coding sequence GTGACGACCCTCCTGTACCTCGTCCGGCACGGCGAGACCGACTGGAACGCGCAACGCCGCATCCAGGGCTCCACCGACATCCCGCTCAACGACACCGGACGACGGCAGGCCGCCGAGGCCGCCGAACTCCTGACCCGCCGGCCGTTCGACGCCGTCGTCGCGTCCCCGCTGTCGCGTGCGGCCGAGACGGGCGCGATCATCGCCGACCGCCTGGGCCTCGACGCACCGACGACGTACCCGGGCCTGGCCGAGCGCTCCTACGGCGAGGCCGAGGGCCTGACCGACGACGAGGTGTCGGCACGGTACCCGCACGACGACATCCCCGGCCGGGAGTCCCGCTCCGCGCTGCTCGCCCGCGTCACCGAGACCCTCGGCGAGATCGCGGTCCGGTTCGACGCCGGCGTCGTCGTGGTCGCGACCCACGGCGCGGTGATCCGCAGCGTCGTGAACGCCGCAGCCCCCGGCACCGCCGACCGCCGCCACACCCCGATCCGGAACGGGTCCATCCACTCGTTCCGGTGGGACCCCGAACGCTTCCACGCCGAACTCGTCCGGTTCGACGACCCGATCGACGACGTGTCCGACGACACCGGTGGGTCGGCGTTCGAGTACCAGAACCCCTTGGAACGCCGGGGCTGA